In Scyliorhinus canicula chromosome 12, sScyCan1.1, whole genome shotgun sequence, the sequence AAGAGGCAAAGTACTTAATTGAAATACCTCCAGGAGGGCTATATCAGAGTGGACAAATATTGTCCAATTAACAGACGTTTAAATAGGTTTAAAGCTCGAAAGTTTCTCAAGATTAGCTGAGGAATGGGCAGCCAGCTATCCTGGTTTTCAAACATGCTATTTCCATTTTAGTGTTAACATCCACAGGGATTGTTAATTGCAATATTGAGATCAGCATTACATAAGAACATGGAAAAAGAACATGGAAAAAGAGAAACAATCAGAGACTTACCCAATTCGATCTAGATTTTAAACTAGCTTTACACAAATTTATGGGAAACTGGAAACCGTAAAAATACTCAATGGGACTGCTTCTAAATGAAGTTACTATATGTACATTTGTGCCTCAGTATTGTAATCGACTAATTCCTACTTTTAACATCAAGTCCTAGTCATCAGTGCATGGTTTATAGTTTATGAAATCTCAGGCTGGTCCTTAGTCTGTGTTTAAAGGACTTTCTTGCAGCAGCAGCTTGGCACTGTAGTTATCTAAGCTGTCAGTCATGATGTAATGGTACAAGGAAAAAAAAGCTAAAACACAGGAATAAATAGCAGGAAAGAGGAATGACAAGAGTTTTATGCATTCTTCAGGTCTCAAACAGCCAGTTTGCTAGCAACAAGGGAAGGTTTTCTCTGAGGCAGGTCTTGTGGGGTGGGAATATGTTCCCCAGTCACTTGGTTCTTGTCCGCTCCACTGTTCGGCAGTTGTTTGTTCTTGATTTTAGCTTTAGCCATATTGTAATCTCCTGAATCAAAGTACTTTGGCTGCAACATATAAACAGAATCAGTTCACACTGTGGCAATCATTCTATTTTCAAAACTTGTCATACTTACTGTAAAACATTTAGCTTTTGATAGTCAATTTGGAAAGCCACGCCAACAATTTCATTGTCAGATTATGCATTGCAAAACACCTTTTTGCAATTGGTTTTCCAAATGCAAATTAAAACATTAATTCCTGTCACTGACTGGAAAGGTGTTAGGAGCCGTTGCAACACACACTCAACCTGCACTGCAGCCACCAACTCATACACAACTGATCAATCCTAATGATTTTCCTTTGGTAGCAGGAGCATCAATGGCTTGAGTGCACCTGCAGAACTACAAATCCCACTTCAGATTCTTACTTTATTATTGGGGATAAACCCTGTTGCATCAGACGTACTTAAATCTGCAATCACTATTTCCACTTTGTAGGTCTTTTAGTACAAGATGCAAAGGCTTTTAAGTGACAACTCCCAGCTAGCTCAGTTAGCAGTTAGCGTTAGAGGTATAGACTCAAATCCTACATTGGTTTCTCCTTCTAGCACTGTTTATTTATTATCCAAAGTCTTCTTTGACAGCATCTGGCAAATGGTCGCATTAAGACctacaggcggcacggtggcgctgtggttagcactgctgcctatggctctgaggaaggagctgcgctccgaaagctcgtgtttgaaacaaacctgttggactttaacctggtgttgtaagacttcttacatggttctgaggacccaggttcgatcctggccccaggtcactgtccgagtggagtttgcacattctccaagtgtttgtgtgggtctcatccctacaacccaaagatgtgcagggtaggcagattggccacgctaaattgacaagaaataattggatactctaaatttaaaataaaaagaaagcaaTATCCTGATGCATTGCTAATGGAGAATACAATAGGACAATACTAACACGATTCCATTTTAAttcatcccctaatacagggttTCAGTTTGCATTTCAAAGAATAATTTAGGATGGTTGCCCGATTGCAAACGATAAAATCACAGACTAATTCACTCTGGTGAGATAAAAAACCAAAAACATTTTTTACAAATTCCTTTGTGCACTGAAACTACATCCCAAAGTTACTACTTCTGAAgtcaaaaggaaagtaaggagcTAGACTTCTTGCACTAGAAATAATTTAATTGCTGGTGTGAAGATTAGCACCAAAAATACAAATTTAAAAAGCGAAGTGATCTAAACAGAATCCCTCTGGATTAAGTTGAGGAATAGCAAAGTATCAGTCGCATTACAGGTGGTGCATTATCAAAACATACGGGGAGAGGGCAAAAGCTTTGACAAATTAGTTGCACTTATATTACCCAAACGGACAAAAAAGTGTTTGGTTGTGAATGGGGTTTTGCACGAGTGTTGCATTGTTTGATCACCCTCTTCCCGAGTCACAATATTATTACAATAAGGAAAGCAACATTCATATactcagaatccctacagtgcagaaggaagccattcagcccatcgagtctggaccatccctctgaaggagcatcccacccagacccctgcctttaaattttttttttcgtttaaaaaaaaatctttattgtcacaagtagggttacatcagcactgcaatgaagttactgtgaaaagccccgagtcgccacattctggcacctgttcgggtacacagagggagaattcagaatggggtTATAGCacctaaccttttattttggacacgaaggggaaagtaaacttggccaatccacgtaacctgcacatttttggaccgtgggacg encodes:
- the LOC119974451 gene encoding cAMP-regulated phosphoprotein 19-like isoform X2, producing the protein MDDTVINPEKAEEAKLKLKYPKLGQKPGGSEFLRKRLQKDPKYFDSGDYNMAKAKIKNKQLPNSGADKNQVTGEHIPTPQDLPQRKPSLVASKLAV